The DNA window TGGTCCCCGGCATTCCCACCTGCAAGCCGGACGACAACCGCACGCCGATCCCGGTGTGGAAGCCCACCGTCGACGCAGAGAACACTCTTAGCGTGGCCCCGCCCCAGACCCCCGACCAGGTGGTCGCCCTGGAGCTGGAAGTCCGCACGGACGCCAAGTGCAACGACAGCGACCTCAACGTCTTCAAGATCGCCAATCCCGGTGATGCCAGCGGTGGCGTACAGGTCACGGTGCGCGGCAACTCGCAGGAGATCGACGGGGTCTGCCACCTCAGCGGTCTGTACCGCAACGCCCCGATCGAGGACAAGAAGCTCGCCCGCCAGGCCCCCAAGCTGGAAGACGGCTGGAGCGGCGTGCATTTCTCGGCGGCCGATGCCTCGGAAGTCGCTTCGTCCAACCGCTACTGCGTGCAGACAGGCGGCTGACCACCAACCTGCGCCGGCACGCCGGCGCCACGCATGATTCCTGATCCTGATGGCGGCCATGGCGCACGGCCATCGCCGACTTCGTTGTCCTTACAAGCCGCAGCGTCAGCGGCCGTGATCACCGTCAGCCACTGAGGCCGGCGCTCGCCGCATGCTGAAAATGGCGCCAACGCGGGATTCTCCTTTCGAGCGCCGGACCCTGCGCGGACGCCGCAGGTCATTTGCGTTGCAGTGCGTGCGCTCAGCCCGCCACGCCAGCGACTGCAAGATGCGACCGCTCACGCGCCACCACGCCTGTCTTCGCCGACGGCGCTTCCCCTTGTGCGTCCGTGGCGCCAGGCTGGGGAGTGTGTCGAAGGCGGCCCCGACGCGAGAGGCTGCCCACATTGCGAAATGCCCGCATCCCCGAATCGATCGCCTTCTTGAACAGCGCAGACCTCAAACAGGACCGGCCGTGCGGGCAACGCTGTCTGGTCGACGCAGGGGCCGATGCGCGGATCGCGCGCGGTCGTGAAAGCGTTCGCCGCCAAAGGCGCCCTGCGTGTGCCCAGATCCGTCTGCTCAGCCCGGCACACCGCTGGCGGCCAGGCCGAGCATGCCCAGCAAGGCGGCCATCAGCAGCGCACCCAGCGCGCCGATCCAGCGCCGCAGGGTCCGGCGCGTGCGCAGCGCGGCCCGGTGCTCCATCTCGGCCAGGCGTGCCAGCGTTGGCCGCAGTCGGTGCGCCACGTCCTCGACCGGCGCCTGGTTGGCGAGGGCGGCATCCAACTCCACCGCGACCTGCGCTCTGAGCGTCTTGCGCAGCTGTACGGACACCTGTGACGGCGAAGGACTGGACATGAAATTTCCCCTGTTCAAACGCCGGTCCGCGCAGGCAGGCGGCCGGCCGACTGGCCGATACTGTATGCGAACGCGCCCGCGCGCCAACACAGGACATCGACTGTCATCCGGGCAGGCCGGCGCTACACTGCGCGCCCGTCATGTGGTCTGCGTTGTCCAATGCGTAATCCCCTGCAGGAGCAGCTGCTCAAGGCCGGCCTGGTCAAGAAGGGCAAGGCCGACCAGATCGCCCGCGACCAAGTCAAGGCGCGCCTGGCCAAGGGCAAGGTCGCCAAGCCGTCGGCCGAGCAGGACCAGGTCGATGCGGCCCGGTTGCAGGCCGAGCGTGCCGAACGCGACCGCGCCCTCGCCGCCGAGCGCAACGCGCAGGCCAGGCGCCAGGAGCTGCAGGCGCAGATCCGCCAGATCGTCGACACGCACAAGGTCAAACGCAGTGGCGAAGTGGAATACCGCTTCAACGACGGCAGCGTGATCCGCACCGTGCTGGTCAACGCCACGCTGCGCACGCAGCTGGCCAGCGGCGCGCTGGTCATCGTGCGCCACGGCGAGGGCGTTGAGCTGATCCCACGCGCCGCCGCGCAGAAGGTCTACGAACGCGATGGGTCGTGGGTGCTGCTCGATCACGGCCGCCAGGAGGAAGACGCAACCTCCCACACCGCCGCCGGTGCAGCGCCTGAAGACGACTTCTACGACCAGGACCGTTTCAAGATCCCGGACGATCTGATGTGGTGAGGCGCCGGGCGCTTACTGGCCTGCCGGTGGCTCCCACAGTTCCACCTTGTTGCCCTCTGGATCGATGACCCAGCCGAACTTGCCCTGCTCGGAGGACTGAGTGTCGTCGAGCACGTTGCAACCTTCGCTGCGCAGCGCGGCCAGCAGCGCGTCGAGGTCGGCGACGCGGAAGTTGACCATGAACGACGCGGTGCCGGGCGCCATGTACGTGGTGTCGGCATCGAACGGACTCCACAAGGTCATGCCCGGTTCGCTGCCATCGCCACCCCAATTGAAGATGGCCGCGTTCCAGTCGGACACCTCCAGACCCAGGTGATCGCGATACCAGGCAGCCAGCGCGCCGGGATCGCGCGCCTTGAAGAAGATCCCGCCGATTCCCGTGACTCGCTTCATTGCGCTGCTCCCTGGGTGATGGTGGATTCTTGGCCACGGGCGTGGCCGGATCAAGTGCGCTCAGCGCTTCAGCGCGCGCGCGCGCCCTTGGCGACCTCCCAGTGCAGCGGCTTGTGCGAACGCGGCAGCGGCGCATCGCGACGCGGATCGGCGGATCGGCGGATCGGCGGATCGGCGAGCAATCGGGCAGTCGGGCAGTCGGGCAGTCGGATTGCGGTGAAGCTCGCGTCGCCGCCAGTGCCTCCCTCGTACCGCGCGAATTCGATCGCCACCAGCGCGTCGACGTCCGGCACTGGTCCAGGTGCGCCGCGCCATCGGCCTGAGCGTACCTGTGGTGCATCAGCCAGGCCTCGACCTCCGGATCGGGGCTGTCGTCGGTGTCCAGCGGCTCGTGCCCATCCGCAGGACGTGGCGCTGCTCGTGCAGGAGCCTCAGCGCCGGAAGCGACACACCGGCGAGTCATGGGCCCGCGGTCGCGTCGTCGGCATGCTGATCGGCCCTTGTAGCGCCGAGCTCGCTCGGCCCGGGCTCTCCCGGGCAAGCTTCAGCGGAGCAAGCTCCGCTCTACGGCAGGTCATGGGTAGCGACGCGCCCCCGAATGGGCGGCGCCGGATCAGGCCAGCCCCGGACTCCCCGGCACGCACGACGGCCATCGCTCCTTCCGGGTAAGAGGGCGATGGCGTGTGAAAGCACGAGGTACTTCACGCCCTTGAGCGTGTGGGCGTAGACCTCCCACAGCCGGGGGTGCTCGGCGGCATAGGCCGGCGGCACGCATGCGGCCGGGCACGCGAGCCACGGCGCGAGCGACATCCGGAGAGCGAACGTCGCAGCAGACGAACTCCCGCAAGCAGCGAGGTCGAAAGCGCATCGCCCCAACCACGCCTCCGCGATCCGCGCAGAAGCCGCGACAGCGGCTTGCGCATCTGCGGATCAGCCGTCCAGCAGCGCCTTGTTGCGCACGGCGCCCTTGTCGGCGCTAGTGGCCAGCAGCGCATAGGCCTTCAGCGCGGTGCTGACCTTGCGCGGGCGTACTTCTACCGGCTTCCAGCCCTTGGCGTCTTGCTCGGCACGGCGGGCGGCGAGCTCCTCGTCGGAGACCTGCAGGTTGATGCCGCGGTTGGGAATGTCGATCAGGATCCGGTCACCCTCGCGCACCAGGCCGATGGCACCGCCTGCGGCGGCTTCCGGCGAGGCATGGCCAATGGACAGGCCGGAGGTGCCGCCGGAGAAACGGCCATCGGTGAGCAGCGCGCACTGCTTGCCCAGGCCTTTCGATTTCAGGTACGAGGTCGGGTAGAGCATCTCCTGCATGCCGGGCCCACCCTTGGGACCTTCGTAGCGGATCACCACCACGTCGCCCGCTTTCACCTCGTCGGCCAGGATGCCCTTGACCGCCGCGTCCTGGCTCTCGAACACCTTGGCCGTGCCTTCGAACACGTGGATGGATTCGTCCACGCCGGCGGTCTTCACCACGCAGCCATCGCGGGCGATGTTGCCGTAGAGCACGGCCAGACCGCCTTCGGCCGAATAGGCGTGCTCGACGCTGCGGATGCAGCCTTCAGCGCGGTCCACGTCCAGCGACGGCCAGCGCGTGGCCTGGCTGAAGGCCACCTGGGTCGGGATGCCGGCCGGACCGGCCTTGTAGAAGGTCTGCACGGCTGCGTCTTCGGTCACGGCCACGTCCCATTGGGCGATGGCGTCGGCCAGCGTCCTGGCATGCACGGTGGACACGTCGGTATGCAGCAGGCCGCCGCGCGCCAGTTCGCCCAGGATCGCCATGATCCCGCCAGCGCGGTGCACGTCCTCGACGTGGTACTTCGGTGTGTTCGGCGCCACCTTGCACAGCTGTGGCACGCGCTTGGACAGGCGATCGATGTCGCGCATGTCGAAAGGCACCTCGCCCTCCTGCGCGGCGGCAAGCAGGTGCAGGATGGTATTGGTCGACCCGCCCATGGCGATGTCCAGCGTCATCGCGTTCTCGAAGGCCTCGAAGGTGGCGATGCCGCGCGGCAACGCACTCGCATCCTCGGCGCCGTACCAGCGGTGACACAGTTCCACCGCGGTGACGCCGGCCTTCTTGAACAGCGCCTCGCGATCGGCATGGGTGGCGACCACGGTGCCGTTGCCCGGCAGCGACAGGCCCAGGGCTTCGGTCAGGCAGTTCATCGAGTTGGCGGTGAACATGCCGCTGCACGAGCCGCAGGTGGGGCAGGCGCTGCGCTCGACCGTGGCGACCTGCTCGTCGCTGGCATTCGGATCGGCCGCCATCACCATCGCGTCGATCAGGTCCAGCTTGTGGTCGGCCAGCTTGGTCTTGCCCGCTTCCATCGGCCCGCCGGAGACGAACACGGTGGGGATGTTCAGGCGCATGGCGGCCATCAGCATGCCCGGGGTGATCTTGTCGCAGTTGGAGATGCACACCAGCGCATCGGCGCAATGCGCATTGACCATGTATTCGACCGAGTCGGCGATGATCTCGCGGCTGGGTAGCGAGTACAGCATGCCGTCATGGCCCATGGCGATGCCATCGTCCACGGCGATGGTGTCGAATTCCTTGGCCACCCCGCCCACGCGCTCGATCTCGCGCGCGACCAGCTGGCCGAGGTCCTTCAGGTGCACGTGGCCGGGCACGAACTGGGTGAACGAGTTGGCGATGGCGATGATGGGCTTCTGGAAGTCCCCATCCTGCATGCCGGTGGCGCGCCACAGCGCGCGGGCTCCGGCCATGTTGCGACCGTGGGTGGAGGTTTTCGAGCGGTATTCGGGCATGGCAAGGTCTTCACGCAGGCCCGTGGCCTGCAGCTGGAACAGAGAGGCACATGTTCGCCGCTTTTCTCGGTTGCTGCTGCAACTGACCATTCCGCCATCCTCGGCACAGGGCCGGGGACAGCAGGCATCATGGAACGCCGTATGCCCTGGATTTCGACCCGCATGAAGCGCTCCAGAACCGCCACCCTGCTCCTGATGGGCAGCGCCCCGCTGCTGCTGGCGGCCTGCCAGCGCGAGCCGGAGGCGCGCGAGGGCCTCTACACCTCGGTGGACGCCTGCTATCGCGCCACCGGCGAACGCGACAGCTGCCAGCGCGCCTTCGACGAGGCGCAGCGCCAGTCCGCCGAACAGGCCCCGCGCTATGCCTCCCAGGAGCAGTGCAAGGCCGACTGGGGCCAGGACCGCTGCACCGAGCAGCGCGACAGCCAGGGCCATGCCTTCATCGGGCCGCTGATGACCGGCTTTTTCATCTCGCAGATGCTCAACAACCGCGCGGGCCTGCGCAGCGCGCCGGCCTACCAGAGCCCGGCCAACGGCTGGGTGCGGCCGCGTCCGGGCGCGCTGCCGGACACCTCCAACGCCTTCCGCACCCCCGCCGCGGGCATGACGCCGGTGACCACGCCTCCCAATCGCGCGTTGACCGTCAGCCGCGGCGGCTTCGGTAGCCGCAGCAGCACCCGCAGCGTCGGCGGCTGATGCGCAGGGTCTCGATCGTCGAGCGCGGCGACTGGCGTGCACAGGCCGCCGCGTGCGGGTTCGACTTCCACACCATCGACGGCGCGGCATACTGGGACGAGACGGCCTATTACGCGTTCAGCCTGCGCCAGATCGAAGACGATCTGGAGGACCCCAGCGCCGAGCTGCACGCCATGGCCATGGACTTGGTCGATGCGGTCGTGCGCGACGAAGCCAAGCTGCAACAGCTGGCGATCCCGCAACCCTACTGGCAGTGGATCGCCGACAGCTGGCAGCAGCGCCAACCGCATCTGTACGGGCGGCTGGACCTGGCCTACGACGGACGCGGCCCGGCCAAGCTCTACGAGCTGAACTACGACACGCCGACCTCGCTGTTCGAGGCCGCGTTCTTCCAGTGGCAATGGCTGGAAGACCAGCGCGCCGCAGGACGGCTGTCGGCGCACGCGGACCAGTTCAATTCGCTGCATGAGGCGCTGGTGGCGCGCTTTGCCGAGATCGCACCGGCCCTGCCGCGGCCGCTGATGTTCGCTGCGGTGCGCGGCTCCAACGAAGACCAGGGCACGGTGGCCTACCTGCGCGACTGCGCGATGCAGGCGCAGCTGCGCGGCGAGTTCATCGCGATCGAAGACCTGGGACTATCGGAGGATGGCCGCTTCACCAATCTCGATGACGAGGTGATCGGCACACTGTTCAAGCTGTATCCGCTGGAGGACCTGTTCGCCGAGGCGTTCGGCCACGCCCTGCCCGGCTCCGGCCTGCAGCTGCTGGAGCCGGCGTGGAAGGCGGTATTGAGCAACAAGGGCATCCTGCCCCTGTTGTGGGCGCGCCACCGCGGCCATCCCAACCTGCTGGAGGCGCACTTCGACAACGGCGCGCCGCTCACGCCCGGCTGGGTGCGCAAGCCGCTGCATTCGCGCGAGGGCGCCAACATCGCCTTGCACCTGGCCGACGGGAGCTGGCAGGAAAGCGAAGGCCCCTACGCCGGCCCGTGCATCGTGCAAGCCGCGCATCCGCTTGTCGGCTTCGACGGCCGCTACCCGCTGATCGGCAGCTGGGTGATCGGCGATGCCGCCTGCGGGATCGGCATCCGCGAGGACGACAGCCGCATCACCCGCGACAGCGCGCGGTTTGTGCCGCACGCGATCGTCGATGAGGCACTGGGCCTGCTTTACGCCTGATTCGGCGTTCGCACACGCAACCAATGTGGGAGCCGCTTCAGCGGCGACAGGGCCTTCCTCGGTGAAGCCTCATCGCCGCTGAAGCGCTCCCACACAAACTGCGCATCACGTCCTTGGTCGATGCAATCTTCTCCTCTGACTGTACTCCCCGGCTGCACGACGGCGGCCACGTGCCCGCCAAGACGCTCACGCCTGTCAACTTCCGGCACATGCACGACTTCTGGTCGAGTGAGACAAGACAATAGGTACATGTGGCCTGCATGTATGCTCCTGCTTGTTAGCCAACCCCTCACGGATGATCCCCATGCATCGGATTGCATTGCTGCCCTGCCTCGTGTTCGCCGTACTGGCTCCAACTTCGCGCGCACGCGAAAAGATTCCCACCGATTACGAGGCCGGGCATTTCTTTGCACGTCTCAGTGCGCAGGATGGCCATTCGCTGCGGCTCGTCGTCGATACTGGAGGCCCGGGCGGAAGCGGCCTGTACGTCGTTGATCCCAATGCGGCAGCGCGCGTCGGACTAAAAATTCGAAGGTGCGATGTAGATGGAGAAGCGCTTCCCGTCGTCGAACTCCGATCGCCACTTTGGAAAGGTGTACCGGATGCTCCCGGGCGCCCTTGTGGCGCGTCTGCGTTTCTTGCAAAAGGGGTTGGTGTAGGCGCAGATGATGGGAATCTCGGCGCTGGCTATTTATCGCACTTCATCTGGACATTCGACTATCCGAAACAAGCCCTGTGGCTCGAGTCAGACGGTTGGAAACCTGGAGTTGGAACCCGCAGCATCCCAATGTCGTTTCCCCGCAACAGCGATGGTGAAAAGGCATCTGGCCTCCCCAGAATCCAGCTTCAAATCGCTGGTGAGTCTCTAGATTTTCTGCTCGATACGGGCGCTACAGCCGCCCCGACGCGGGCTGGAAAGGAGGCCATGACGCTGCAGACTGAGAAGGGCCTCGGCGTCACTTCTTACATCGACAAAGCCGTTCTGGATCGCTGGCATCAAGAACATCCGGACTGGGTCGTGGTCGATGACGGCGACGAACTTCTCGCGGTGCAAGGCCACATGCGGATTATCCGCGTTCCAAACGTGATGGTTGCGGGTTGGTCGGTCGGTCCGGTGTGGTTTACCGAGCGCCCTGAGGGCACATTTGGCGCCGAGGGGATCGGCGCCTACATGGATGCTCCCGTCGTGGGCGCCGCCGGCGCCAATCTTTGGCAGCACTTCGTGATGACGCTGGACTACCCGCAGGATGCTGCGTGGTTGGCCTGCGCGGATTGCGAGGATGCAAAACCCTGAAGCCAGAAGAATCACTGTGGCAGCCGCTTCAGCGGCGATGAGGCTTTACCGATGAAGCGTCATCGCCGCTGAACCGGCTCCCATAGGCGCGCGGAATCAGAGCAATCCCTCGCACTTGACCGCCAGGTAGCGCTCGACCAGCGCGGCGGGCAGTTGTGCGGTGGTGACATCCAGCACCATCATGCCGTGGCCGCGTAGCGCGTCGTGGGCGGCGGCGCGCTGCTCCAGGTAGCGGGCCACCGCACCGGCCTGGATCGCCCCGGACAGGTCGGTGACCTCGGCGTCCAGCGCCCGATCCAATCGGCCCTGCCGGGGACATACCGCGATGCCGCTTCCCGGTAGAACCCTCGCGCGCTCGCGGGCGCTCATGTACCAGGTCAGCGACCAGGGCATAACCTCAGAGCGCTGGCACACTGCGCGACTGCGCGCTTGGCATGCCGCCTTCAGCGCAGCCGCAAGCCGCTTACTCGATGTGGTACAGCACAGCAGCACCTGGCTTTGCTTCAAAGGCAGGCACGGTGCGCTGCTTGAGCGGCTGACCCTTGGTGTCCCACACCAGCGTTTGCGGTGGGTACTCGTCCTGACGGGTCATGGCATCGATCTGCTTGACGATCACCCCGCTGCTGGCCTTGACCTCGGGATTCCATGCAAACACCCCAACCCGGCCGTAGAACACTGCGGGCGCATCGGCGTCCAGCCGACGGTCCGGACACATCACCAGCCCGCGTTCCAGCATCACCCGTAGTGCCGCCACCGGCGTGGCCTTGACCGTGGGCGTGGTCCGGTCGGCGCTATGCCCCGGACAGACGTTCGCCGAGCGCGTCACCATCCTCTCGACCACTTCGCGGTCGGACTGGGCCAACGCGGGGCAGGCGACGGCTGCCAACGAAACGAGCACGAATGAAGACTTCCATTGCATCATTTGATCTCCTGATGGGTGACAAACACGGCGCAACGGTCCGGGTGAACGACTGAATTGTGCGTGATGAAAGGGGTTGCACCCAGAAGCGCAGCACGCGTCGCGTTGAAGGTGTGCAGCCGTGATCAAGGCGACGTCTAAAGCAGTCCTTCGCGCTTGACCGCCAGATAGCGCTCCACCAGCGCGGCGGGCAGTTGCGCGGTGGTGACGTCCAGCACCATCACGCCGTGGCCGCGCAGTGCGTCGTGGGCGGCGGCGCGCTGCTCCAGGTAGCGGGCCACCGCGCCGGCCTGGATGGCCCCGGGCAGGTCGGTGACCTCGGCATCGAGCGCCTGATCCAGTTCGCCTTCGCGCAGGCTGGCCACGCACACCAGATGGCGGCGGCGCAGCAGGTGCACGGCGGCCAGCAGGTCTTCGATGTCCTCGTCGCGCACGTTGGTCACCAACATCACCAGCGCGCGGCGGCGCTGGCGCGCCGACAGCTCGGTGGCCAGGGCCAGGTAGTCGCAGGCGCTGGCCGCCGGCTGCAGGTCGTAGGACGCCCGCAGCAGAGTGTCGATGCCGCCCATACCGCGCCGCGGCGGCACCCAGCGCGGCTGCTCGCCAGTCGCCAGCAGACCGGCGGCATCGCCCTGGCGCAGGGCCAGGTAGGCCACCACCAGCGCGGCGTTGAGCGCATGGTCGAAGTGCGCCAGGCCGTCCTCGCGCGCCAGCATGCGCCGGCCGGTGTCCAGGGCCAGCACCAGTTGCTGGTTTTTCTCGTCCTGGTACTCGCGCGAGATCAGCTTCTGCGCGCGCGAAGTGGCCTTCCAGTCGATCTGGCGCAGGCTGTCGCCCACGCGGTACTCGCGCATCTGGTTGAAGTCGGTGCCTTCACCACGGCGGCGCTTGAGATGCGCGCCGACCAGCCGCGAGGCCTGGTCGGCACTGAACAGCGCCAGCCGCGCCAGCGGTGCGAAGTCTGGATACACGCGCACCGCCTGCGGCGCGCCGGCCACGCGCGACTGGCGCCACAAACGCAGCGACGAGCCCAGGCGCAGCTGCACGCCGGAGAACCACGCATCGCCGCGCGCCACCGGGCGCAGGCGGTAGGCGAACTCCACCGCCTCGTCGCGCGCGACCGCCACCTTGCGCGGCAGCCCCTGCGAGGGCCAGCCGCCCGGATGCAGGTCGAACACCGCCAGCCGCTGCGCGCGCCCCGGCGAGGCGATACGCAGACGCACCTCACGCTCCAGGTCCAGGGCCAATGCTTCGGGCACCTGGCGGCTGACCTGCGGGGTGGGCCGGCGCCAGAGGAAGACAGCATCGGCCAGCGCCAGCAGCACCAGCGCCGCACCGGTGGCCTGCCAGGCAACCAGCGGCATTCCGGCGTAGAGCACCGCCAGCCCGGACAGGCCCCAGGCGCACAGCAAGGCGATCAGCAGCGGCGCTGGCCTCATCGCGGAACCGTCTTGGTGGGAGCCGCCATGGCGGCGATGGCGCGTTCAAGCGAAAGCTCCTCGCCACCAGGGTGGCTCCCACCTGTGCAGATGGCGCTCGGCCTCACTTGCGCGGCGCCTCCACCTTGGCCAGCAGCGCGCCGAGCACCGTGTCCGGCGACTGCCCCTCGATCTGCAGTTCCGGCGCCAGGGCGATGCGATGGCGCAGGGCCGGCAGCGCGACCTCGCGCACATCGTCGGGCACCACGAAGTCGCGCCCGTTCAACAGCGCCTGCGCACGCGCCGCGCGCACCAGCGCGATGCTGCCGCGCGGGCCGGCCCCCAGGGCGATGCCCGGCCAACCACGCGTGGCCGCGACCAGCCGTACCGCGTAGTCGATCACCTGCGTGTCCACCTGCACTGCGGCGGTGGCCTGTTGCAGGGCCACCACGTCCTCGGCCCCGGCCACACACTGCACGCGCGACAGATCGAAATCCCCGGCCCGGCGCCCGGTGGTGACCGCATCGACCATGCGCTTCTCGTCTTCCAGGTCCGGATAGCCGATCAGCACCTTCAGCAGGAAGCGATCCAGCTGCGCCTCGGGCAGGGGATAGGTGCCTTCCTGCTCGACCGGGTTCTGCGTGGCCAGCGCCAGGAACGGCGGCGCCAGCGGGAAGGACTGGCCTTCGATGGTGACCTGCCCCTCCTGCATGGCCTCCAGCAGCGCCGACTGGGTCTTGGCCGGGGCGCGGTTGATCTCGTCGGCCAGCAGCAGATGAGTGAACACCGGGCCGCGGCGGATCTCGAAGCGCTGGCTGCCCGGGTCGAACACCGCATGGCCAGACACGTCGCTGGGCATCAGGTCCGGGGTGAACTGCACGCGGGCGAAGTCCAGCGACAGCGCGCGCGACAGCGCCCGCACCAGCAGGGTCTTGCCCAGCCCGGGCACGCCTTCGATCAGCACGTGGCCACCGGCCAGCAGCGCGATCAGGATCTGGTCGAGCACCTCGGGCTGGCCGATGAAGGCCTTGGCGACCTCCTCGCGCACCGCGCCCACGCGCTCGGCGATGGACGCGTCGGCGCTGGCGGGGGTGTCGGACGGTTCGCTCATAGTCGGTTCCTCATGTGCATCAACAGGGAGATTCGGTCGGCAAATTCGCGGCGCTCGCGCTGGGTGGGCACCTGCAGCGCGCGCCGCAGGCGCGCGGCCGGCAGGCCGAAGCGGCGGGCCAGCGCATCCACCTGGGGCTCGCCACTGAGCGCGGCGGCCACCGGATCCCGGCGCCGCAGACGCATCAGGAAGGCCTTGCGCGCGGCCGCGTAGAGCAGCGGCCCCTTGCCGTAGCGGTACAGGTGCTCGCCACTGGCGCGCACGTGCTCCAGCAGCGAGCGGCGCGCCGGCTGGGGCGCCGGGAGCGGCGGCCCGAAGCGCTGCGCACGCGCCCACAGCCAGCCCAGCAACGCCACCAGCAACGGCACCCACACAGGCCAGCCGCGCGCCAGCACGGTGCGCCACAGCGAGGGCATCTGCACGGCGTAAACCAGGTGCATGGTGCCCTGGCCGTAGTTGGGCGCCAGGATCTGCCGGGCCAGCACGCGATGGGGAATGTCGTGCAGTCCACCGCTGGCCGGTCGGTCACCGCGGGCACGCGTGCCATTGCCAAGGAAATCCACATCGGCCAGCACGTCCACATGGCCCTGGCCATGGGTCAGGCGCGCATAGACATAGCCGTCGCGCAGGTTGCCCCACGACAGCTCGGGCTCGACTTCGGCAAAGACGAAGCGCCGCGCGCGACAGAACTCCACGTGGCGCTCGTCTCCCTCAACCTGGAAGGGCTCGCATGCTCCGGGGTCCTTGACCTGCAGTCCCAGTGCATCCAGCACCGGCATGGCCTCATGCTGGGACAGGCGGGCACCGGGCGGCGTGCGCACGACCAGGTGCCCGCCGCGCGCCACCCAGTCCAGCAGCGCCTGCGCGCGCGCGGCATCCAGGTAGCGCGGGTCGTCGAGCAGGACCAGCGTGTCGCGTGGCCCCAGCGCGGACACCGGCAGATTGAAACGTGGACGCGACTCGACCCGCACGCCGTCGGCCTTGAGCGCCTGCTTGAGCACGTAGAGCGGATTCCACGCCGCCTCGCCCACCGGCGGCAGGGTCACGGTTCGCTCCACCCGCTCGTAGGTGTGGACGAACCACGCCACCAGCACGAACACGCACGTGCCCACCGCCAGCGCGATCAGCCCGCCCTTCGCCCCGCGCGTGGTCTCGCTCATGCGCGCCACCGGTAGCTGGCCTGCAGGTCGCCCACCAGCGCCTCGAAATCGGCATCGTCGGGCAGGCGCTGGGCATAGGCCGCCAGCTGCCACACCCGCACCATGCGCGCGAACAGGCTGCGGTCGGCGTCCTCGGGCTGTCGGCGCGAGGCACGCAGGCACTGCGACTCGGT is part of the Pseudoxanthomonas sp. JBR18 genome and encodes:
- a CDS encoding DUF4350 domain-containing protein, yielding MSETTRGAKGGLIALAVGTCVFVLVAWFVHTYERVERTVTLPPVGEAAWNPLYVLKQALKADGVRVESRPRFNLPVSALGPRDTLVLLDDPRYLDAARAQALLDWVARGGHLVVRTPPGARLSQHEAMPVLDALGLQVKDPGACEPFQVEGDERHVEFCRARRFVFAEVEPELSWGNLRDGYVYARLTHGQGHVDVLADVDFLGNGTRARGDRPASGGLHDIPHRVLARQILAPNYGQGTMHLVYAVQMPSLWRTVLARGWPVWVPLLVALLGWLWARAQRFGPPLPAPQPARRSLLEHVRASGEHLYRYGKGPLLYAAARKAFLMRLRRRDPVAAALSGEPQVDALARRFGLPAARLRRALQVPTQRERREFADRISLLMHMRNRL